In the Quercus lobata isolate SW786 chromosome 5, ValleyOak3.0 Primary Assembly, whole genome shotgun sequence genome, one interval contains:
- the LOC115991628 gene encoding anaphase-promoting complex subunit 4-like, with the protein METDEDQRVIPFQLQFDKPVASQIKIAEWNPEKDLLAMVTEDSKILLHRFNWQRLWTISPGRCITSLCWRPDGKAIAVGLEDGTVSLHDVENGKLLRSLKSHTVAVVCLNWEEDGHLIRDDNGNISTYEDRTSRFFPPAPRVPRMPGVVSGDTGFMDDNEDSFRELSNSSHQRFNILCSGDKDGSICFSIFGIFPIGKINIHKFCFPTPLVGTQATYRLLNASIYKVALSKDLCHLIVMCSGELIEDNDASRDRRTAGHGMHGLHSLMLNTSIFWKRKNELHQVAQQASNIEDLTEVIRASLSVMCKQWSDAMHTFHEKFDPLSTLIIDHGLDSSPQEEFLSLLGGARTSPPVHQFLVNSLGEVGAKRVSKVVCGAGKELQLIVLNHLQPAAEIIGFRMGELRGLSRWRARYQGVGLDETLINNATEKAGMLLVQVERFMRVLSSVVQQFSNFFNWLLKCIKLLMSEPSDQLLPYNSELAVIFLKFLYDQDPVRKLLELSEADCDIEIELETMQRVKELVHFGGFLDCEYLRRTLAKEFQQMESSFKEAFLMPFSTISEKILCENLLPLFSLPSSPASTSFPVPTSISYYEDSSHAMSSNQTSQNSFIDYISFQIPEESFPEIANCIGIARGFMNDLISVKKGYSSLEAVLLGVPDGYHCVDLSLYKESQIVLLLNETTSSEGSGDACMMIVQANDLPFVSISRSTSLDYWMLHQLKESVVYLQMENEKVRSIPHSVIVPLAVSTSRGVACVFAARKRALVYILEEDEDEVSDAE; encoded by the exons ATGGAAACCGACGAGGATCAGCGTGTGATTCCTTTTCAGCTTCAATTCGACAAACCGGTCGCCTCTcag ATTAAGATTGCGGAATGGAATCCGGAAAAGGATTTGCTGGCCATGGTTacggaggactcgaagattttGCTGCATCGTTTCAATTGGCAGAGATTGTGGACGATCTCTCCTG GGAGGTGCATAACATCCTTATGTTGGCGACCTGATGGTAAAGCGATAGCTGTTGGGCTTGAAGATGGAACAGTCTCATTGCACGACGTTGAG AATGGAAAGTTGTTGAGAAGTTTAAAGTCCCATACTGTTGCTGTTGTGTGTCTTAACTGGGAGGAGGATGGACATCTGATTAGA GATGACAATGGTAACATATCAACATATGAAGATCGTACTTCTCGTTTCTTTCCTCCTGCTCCAAGAGTTCCCCGGATGCCTGGAGTGGTATCTGGAGATACTGGCTTTATGGATGACAATGAAGATTCATTTCGAGAGCTGtcaaattcttcacatcaacgCTTTAATATCCTGTGCAGTGGAGACAAGGATGGAAGCATTTGCTTTAGCATATTTGGAATTTTTCCAATAGGCAAAATT AACATACACAAGTTTTGTTTTCCTACTCCTCTTGTGGGCACTCAAGCTACTTACCGACTTCTTAATGCTTCCATTTACAAG GTTGCTTTATCAAAAGATCTTTGTCATTTGATAGTCATGTGCTCGGGAGAACTTATTGAAGATAATGATGCATCAAGAGACAGAAGAACGGCTGGACATGGTATGCATGGCTTGCATTCCTTAATGCTCAATACTTCTATATTTTGGAAGAG GAAAAATGAGCTTCATCAGGTCGCTCAACAAGCATCTAATATTGAGGATCTAACAGAGGTTATCCGGGCATCATTATCAGTAATGTGTAAGCAGTGGTCTGATGCTATGCACACTTTTCATGAGAAGTTTGATCCTTTGTCTACTCTGATTATTGACCATG GACTTGACTCATCCCCCCAAGAGGAGTTTCTTAGCCTTTTAGGTGGTGCTCGGACCAGTCCACCAGTTCATCAATTTCTAGTTAACTCTCTTGGTGAAGTG GGTGCCAAACGTGTGTCAAAGGTTGTATGTGGTGCTGGAAAAGAACTTCAGCTCATTGTCCTTAATCATCTACAG CCTGCTGCAGAAATTATTGGATTTAGGATGGGGGAACTGAGGGGCCTTTCAAGATGGCGTGCACGCTATCAGGGTGTTGGTTTGGACGAGACACTCATCAATAATGCGACAGAAAAAGCTGGTATGTTACTTGTTCAAGTGGAACGGTTTATGAGAGTGCTTTCATCTGTGGTACAGCAG TTTTCTAATTTCTTCAACTGGCTTCTAAAATGTATAAAGCTACTAATGTCAGAACCCAGTGATCAGCTTCTACCATACAATAG TGAGCTTGCtgtaatatttttgaaatttttatatgaTCAAGATCCTGTTAGAAAGTTGCTGGAGCTATCTGAGGCTGATTGCGatattgaaattgaatt GGAAACAATGCAAAGAGTTAAGGAATTAGTTCATTTTGGGGGATTTTTAGATTGTGAATATCTGCGAAGGACACTTGCTAAAGAATTTCAGCAGATGGAATCTAG tTTCAAGGAAGCTTTTCTGATGCCATTTAGCACAATTTCCGAAAAGATACTTTGTGAGAATCTATTGCCACTGTTCTCTCTTCCATCTTCACCGGCATCCACTTCTTTCCCTGTCCCTACATCAATATCATACTATGAG GATTCCTCCCATGCCATGTCATCTAATCAGACTAGTCAAAATAGTTTCATTGATTATATCTCTTTCCAAATACCTGAAGAGTCTTTCCCAGAGATTGCCAATTGTATAGGCATAGCAAGAGGGTTTATGAATGATTTGATCAGTGTAAAGAAGGGCTATTCTTCATTGGAAGCTGTATTGTTGGGTGTCCCTGATGGTTATCATTGTGTGGATCTTTCCTTATATAAG GAAAGTCAAATTGTTCTGTTATTAAATGAAACTACCTCTTCTGAAGGCTCTGGAGATGCCTGTATGATGATTGTACAAGCAAATGACCTTCCATTTGTATCTATTTCAAGGTCCACTAGTCTAGACTATTGGATGTTGCATCAATTAAAG GAATCTGTTGTTTACCTGCAAATGGAGAATGAAAAAGTTCGCAGTATTCCTCACTCTGTAATTGTTCCCCTGGCAGTTAGCA
- the LOC115988649 gene encoding putative F-box protein At1g49610 yields MEAEAERSSTSSEDISVSSYDSSLVKNPNSEEEQREEEEQSDCNDYEDVHQAKRRKYVAVFRDSDDEDRISDLSNSIILSILAFLPTKDAIKTGVLSKRWVQLWTSVPSLSFSDAGYFNNTKVFASNVDSALLLHSAPKLSNFLLEFWYNSQLKTRVDDWVRFATAAKVDQLSLKLSSNYYKNSEAYVLPQDLYANEFVSEFEFCFCKIFPTGVVNWSSLKRLCIGYTALPEEAITKVLMGSPKLEYLELCNCCQVKQLSIVSDSLRKLVVKDHLRHSYFPAVQLEIVAPKIESLEILGNFDRNKCRIKDVSALVEAKLDFHMSMGCRCKKEDACKEYQDIVRGLLESVHHVKELTVGPWCLMVLSIMSVKHRPFPSLKCKRLTVKTSMKKWDFLGIASLLQSSPYVETLVMDIKSHDNSGSEFLGRRYFHTRKFDEVSHWKSKKIHFKSLLQYLKTVKISGFVERLFHRKEVFISVVQFLLKNAKVLEKMVISEALVMQNQNMVHEFRQMAQKLISFPKSSPQVMVMSCSHISKII; encoded by the exons ATGGAGGCAGAAGCAGAACGAAGCTCAACTTCCAGCGAAGACATCAGCGTCTCCTCCTACGATTCCAGCCTCGTGAAAAACCCCAATTCCGAAGAAgaacaaagagaagaagaagaacagagTGACTGTAATGATTACGAAGATGTTCATCAAGCTAAGCGTCGCAAATATGTGGCAGTGTTCAGAGACAGCGACGATGAAGATCGAATCAGCGATTTATCGAACTCGATCATCCTCAGTATCCTCGCGTTCTTGCCCACGAAAGACGCTATCAAAACCGGCGTTTTGTCGAAAAGATGGGTTCAGCTCTGGACCTCTGTTCCTTCTCTCAGTTTCAGCGACGCTGGTTATTTCAATAACACTAAAGTTTTCGCCTCTAATGTGGATAGTGCTTTGCTCCTACACAGTGCTCCGAAGCTCTCGAATTTCTTGCTCGAATTCTGGTACAATTCACAGCTTAAGACTCGAGTCGATGACTGGGTTCGTTTCGCCACAGCTGCGAAGGTAGACCAACTCAGTCTTAAATTATCATCGAATTATTATAAGAATTCTGAGGCATATGTATTGCCTCAGGATCTTTATGCCAATGAATTTGTTTCTGAATTCGAATTTtgtttctgcaaaattttcccAACTGGGGTTGTGAATTGGAGTTCACTCAAGCGATTGTGCATTGGGTACACGGCTTTGCCCGAAGAGGCGATAACGAAAGTGCTGATGGGTAGTCCTAAACTTGAATACTTGGAGTTGTGTAATTGTTGTCAGGTTAAACAGTTGAGCATAGTTTCTGATAGTCTGAGGAAATTGGTAGTAAAAGACCATTTGCGACATTCGTATTTCCCTGCAGTGCAATTGGAAATTGTAGCTCCGAAGATTGAGTCACTGGAAATTCTGGGGAACTTTGATAGAAATAAGTGTCGGATCAAAGACGTGTCGGCATTGGTTGAGGCTAAGCTCGATTTCCACATGTCTATGGGTTGTAGATGTAAAAAGGAAGATGCTTGTAAGGAGTATCAAGACATTGTGAGGGGACTTCTTGAGAGTGTGCATCATGTCAAAGAGCTTACTGTTGGCCCATGGTGTCTCATG GTTCTATCTATAATGTCAGTGAAACATCGGCCTTTTCCATCTTTGAAGTGCAAACGTTTAACGGTGAAAACAAGCATGAAGAAATGGGACTTCCTTGGCATTGCAAGCCTGCTTCAAAGTTCGCCATATGTTGAGACATTGGTTATGGACATCAAATCCCACGACAACTCAGGGTCAGAG TTTCTAGGAAGACGCTACTTCCACACTCGCAAGTTTGATGAAGTGAGCCAttggaaatcaaagaaaatccaTTTCAAGTCTTTGCTGCAATACCTCAAAACAGTCAAGATTTCTGGTTTTGTAGAAAGGTTGTTCCACAGAAAGGAAGTATTCATTTCAGTAGTACAATTTCTGCTCAAGAATGCAAAGGTGCTGGAAAAGATGGTTATCAGTGAAGCATTGGTAATGCAAAACCAGAATATGGTACATGAATTTCGACAAATGGCTCAAAAGTTGATTAGCTTCCCCAAATCCTCTCCTCAAGTAATGGTCATGTCATGTTCCCATATCAGTAAAATCATATAA